From Granulicella sp. WH15, the proteins below share one genomic window:
- a CDS encoding glycoside hydrolase family 43 protein, protein MKRLICTLTLSAISVTACAQAPAHAAHSRHKTVHAAHEDTGITLFAYFKEPGSQGIYLALSRDGYTFTPLNDGQPWLKPDKPKEIMRDVFLTRDPKGGFRMVWTWDWRGSTLGTASSPDLMTFSPQTEVPMMKDFPTVHNVWAPETYWDEKAHQWLIIWSSSFSDDPSGNHIWASRTKDFVTFSKPEKFFDRGFVVIDATMFPREFHGKKDWVMVLKDQSIDPLRYSERWTSGPSVEGPWGPLSGPINESWSEGPSVTKVGSEWVVYYDHYRQPRARYEGVATSDWVHWTSVNDKMHFPEASKHGSFLKISEEEAQRLLARHDAPGATTTR, encoded by the coding sequence ATGAAGCGTCTGATCTGCACACTCACTCTCTCTGCTATCTCCGTAACGGCCTGCGCACAGGCTCCGGCTCACGCGGCCCACTCGCGGCACAAGACGGTGCACGCCGCTCACGAAGATACAGGCATCACCCTCTTCGCTTACTTCAAAGAACCCGGTTCGCAGGGCATCTATCTTGCTCTCAGCCGCGACGGTTACACCTTCACTCCGCTCAACGACGGCCAGCCCTGGCTGAAGCCTGATAAACCAAAAGAGATCATGCGCGACGTCTTCCTTACCCGCGATCCCAAGGGTGGCTTTCGCATGGTGTGGACGTGGGACTGGCGGGGAAGCACGCTGGGCACGGCTTCGTCGCCGGACCTGATGACCTTCTCGCCCCAGACCGAAGTGCCGATGATGAAAGACTTTCCCACGGTCCACAACGTCTGGGCGCCTGAGACCTACTGGGATGAGAAGGCACATCAGTGGCTCATCATCTGGTCTTCTTCCTTCAGCGACGATCCCTCGGGCAACCACATCTGGGCCTCGCGCACCAAGGACTTCGTCACCTTTTCGAAGCCGGAGAAGTTCTTTGATCGTGGCTTCGTCGTCATCGACGCGACGATGTTCCCGCGCGAGTTCCACGGCAAGAAGGATTGGGTGATGGTCCTCAAGGACCAGTCCATCGACCCGCTTCGCTACTCGGAGCGTTGGACCTCCGGCCCCAGCGTTGAAGGTCCGTGGGGACCGCTCTCGGGGCCGATCAATGAGAGCTGGTCCGAGGGGCCTTCGGTGACGAAGGTTGGCTCCGAGTGGGTTGTCTACTACGACCACTACCGCCAGCCGCGTGCGCGGTATGAGGGCGTGGCGACGAGCGACTGGGTGCATTGGACCAGCGTCAACGACAAGATGCACTTTCCCGAGGCTTCCAAGCACGGCAGCTTCCTCAAGATCTCCGAGGAGGAGGCGCAGCGGTTGTTGGCTCGCCACGATGCTCCTGGTGCTACCACGACGCGGTAG
- a CDS encoding carboxypeptidase-like regulatory domain-containing protein: MSGTIAGYILDTATGELLFTPQVTLTRTGVAGESLTQADELGRFAFRSLTPGGYNLGIYDDRYVPLYRDLILEEGTSIEDLRISLTPAAFIKGQILDEDGVPPQHCHFTLIRAGNRRGKSGYISDSGDHAVDKDGHFASPPLRPGRYCLRFAGVLRKHFIAPQTTPWAMQERIFDFVYPNVQDVVDAVFFDLEMGQTLDHIEVRIPRPIWRTVRGRLTGALPDNLADTYVHFARDVGMIDDFGSMGVKVDSLGAFEGPAQPGRYRLFVWEMTPPDQDGYTQRKREFSSAEVTVGAHDTVGVEIQITGYN; the protein is encoded by the coding sequence ATGAGTGGAACGATCGCTGGTTACATCCTCGATACTGCGACGGGAGAGCTTCTTTTCACGCCCCAGGTAACTCTGACTCGAACCGGTGTTGCCGGAGAGTCTCTTACACAGGCGGATGAACTCGGACGCTTCGCCTTTAGGTCGCTTACACCGGGCGGCTACAACCTCGGTATTTATGATGATCGTTACGTCCCTCTGTACCGCGATCTCATCCTGGAAGAGGGAACATCTATAGAGGACCTGCGGATATCTTTGACGCCTGCTGCCTTCATCAAGGGGCAGATTCTGGATGAAGACGGCGTTCCCCCGCAACATTGCCATTTCACTTTGATCAGGGCTGGCAATCGCAGAGGAAAATCAGGCTACATTAGCGATTCAGGAGACCACGCTGTAGATAAGGACGGACACTTTGCTTCGCCGCCCCTGAGGCCGGGCCGCTACTGCCTCCGATTCGCCGGAGTTCTGCGAAAGCATTTTATCGCTCCTCAAACAACTCCTTGGGCGATGCAGGAACGAATCTTCGATTTCGTTTATCCAAACGTTCAGGATGTGGTGGATGCCGTTTTTTTTGATCTCGAGATGGGGCAAACTCTGGATCATATCGAAGTGCGTATCCCTCGTCCGATTTGGCGCACCGTTCGAGGAAGATTGACGGGCGCATTGCCGGATAACCTGGCGGATACTTATGTCCATTTCGCTCGAGACGTGGGTATGATCGACGACTTCGGCAGCATGGGGGTCAAGGTAGATTCCCTTGGAGCGTTTGAAGGGCCTGCCCAGCCAGGCCGCTACAGACTGTTCGTTTGGGAGATGACACCACCAGACCAGGACGGGTATACGCAAAGGAAGAGGGAGTTCTCTTCTGCTGAAGTAACCGTCGGCGCACATGACACTGTGGGAGTTGAGATTCAGATAACCGGCTACAACTGA
- a CDS encoding DUF5060 domain-containing protein, with the protein MLRRDLIRFGAASVAATLQPALLSAANKSASKSPSRSKPEESIEQWGLFEASFPGPTTGNPFKDITLKATFTLEHRAVQVTGFYDGEGTYRVRFMPDALGHWTFETHSPTAELNGHTGAFVCTAPTTPGNHGPVTTTRQYHFQYADGTPYFPFGTTTYAYLFTSDQAAAASLAGMKEVHFNKSRVCVMPKPLGKGEQILPFVHTGSDSNGRGGTNDLIRFNPAYFQLVEKRLLELQKANIEADCILFHPYDGWGFKNMGAEADDFYLRYAIARLSAYRNVWWAIANEYDLVKTKTMSDWDRFFRITQAEDPYSHLRSIHHSRVIYDHSKPWCTHASLQTYDFEKSASRREAWGKPIVHDEIQYEGDVDRRWGNLSAEEMTRRFWLATVRGVYASHGEVFISETGESSWSDAGRLRGESGPRIAYLRALVERITKVGLNEYEGAYYLSAGTPNELILYYMDTHRPARYDFPLPTTATFSATLIDPFAMTETPLPGTYSGKTRLSLPSKPYRAVLFQKVSDVKGAKPATTKQPLVPDNEPGEL; encoded by the coding sequence ATGCTCCGTAGAGATCTCATCCGTTTCGGCGCTGCCTCCGTAGCTGCCACGCTTCAGCCCGCGCTGCTCTCTGCCGCCAACAAGTCCGCCAGCAAATCGCCGTCCCGCAGTAAGCCAGAAGAGTCCATCGAGCAGTGGGGCCTCTTCGAAGCCTCCTTCCCCGGCCCCACCACCGGCAACCCCTTCAAGGACATCACCCTCAAGGCCACCTTCACGCTCGAGCACCGCGCCGTCCAGGTCACCGGCTTCTACGACGGCGAAGGCACCTACCGCGTGCGCTTTATGCCCGACGCCCTCGGCCACTGGACCTTCGAGACCCACAGCCCCACGGCTGAGTTGAACGGCCACACCGGCGCGTTCGTCTGCACCGCGCCCACCACGCCCGGCAACCACGGCCCCGTCACCACCACGCGCCAGTACCACTTCCAGTACGCCGACGGCACGCCCTACTTCCCCTTCGGCACCACGACGTATGCCTATCTCTTCACCTCCGACCAGGCCGCAGCCGCCTCGCTCGCCGGGATGAAGGAGGTCCACTTCAACAAGAGCCGCGTCTGCGTAATGCCTAAGCCACTCGGCAAGGGCGAACAGATCCTGCCCTTCGTCCACACCGGCTCCGACTCTAACGGACGCGGCGGCACCAACGATCTCATCCGCTTCAACCCGGCCTACTTTCAATTGGTCGAGAAGCGCCTGCTCGAGCTTCAGAAGGCCAACATCGAGGCCGACTGCATCCTCTTCCACCCCTACGACGGCTGGGGCTTCAAGAACATGGGAGCCGAGGCCGATGACTTCTACCTCCGCTACGCCATCGCCCGTCTGTCCGCATACCGGAACGTCTGGTGGGCCATCGCCAACGAGTACGACCTGGTCAAGACCAAGACCATGTCCGACTGGGACCGCTTCTTCCGCATCACCCAGGCCGAGGACCCCTACTCGCACCTCCGCTCCATCCACCACTCCCGCGTCATCTACGACCACTCGAAACCCTGGTGTACCCACGCCAGTCTGCAAACGTACGACTTCGAGAAGTCGGCCAGCCGCCGCGAGGCCTGGGGCAAGCCCATCGTCCACGACGAGATCCAGTACGAGGGCGACGTGGATCGCCGCTGGGGCAACCTCTCGGCCGAAGAGATGACCCGCCGCTTCTGGCTGGCTACCGTCCGCGGCGTCTACGCCTCGCACGGCGAGGTCTTCATCTCCGAGACAGGCGAGTCGAGCTGGTCCGACGCGGGCCGTCTGCGCGGCGAGTCCGGCCCACGCATCGCCTATCTGCGCGCCCTCGTGGAGCGCATCACCAAGGTCGGCCTCAACGAGTACGAGGGAGCCTACTACCTCTCGGCGGGCACGCCCAACGAACTGATCCTCTACTACATGGACACGCACCGCCCCGCTCGGTACGACTTCCCGCTGCCCACCACGGCCACCTTCTCGGCCACCCTCATCGACCCGTTCGCGATGACCGAGACGCCGCTCCCCGGCACCTACTCGGGCAAGACACGCCTGTCGCTGCCCAGCAAGCCCTACCGCGCCGTCCTCTTCCAGAAGGTCTCCGACGTGAAGGGGGCTAAGCCAGCAACGACCAAGCAGCCCCTCGTCCCTGATAACGAGCCGGGCGAGCTGTAA
- a CDS encoding IclR family transcriptional regulator yields the protein MMKKASKALAATAEKSVRRRIPKWALQSGEGASTNDGAAGNEQYYLRTIGRGLEVLDCFDGKVPLSLKEISTRTGLPETTLFRVLLTLEKHAYVQQHRDGTYQLAPKLIFGWLVQAADKVREIARPEIERLANTFNETVSVAYLYDDRIHVLDCIETFHEIRMTNKIGRVLPPHCSAMGKVITAFQDRALADRMLEVYGLSQRTEKTITDRQKLFKEFEEIRRTGVGSDREESIRGGICFGTALRTAGQPVVAAISLSTPTMRMTKQREREIQSALVESAARIVELLQGRTGASGRR from the coding sequence ATGATGAAGAAAGCATCGAAGGCGCTGGCCGCAACCGCGGAGAAGTCTGTGCGGAGGAGAATCCCCAAGTGGGCGCTCCAGAGCGGTGAGGGGGCTTCGACAAACGATGGAGCCGCCGGGAACGAGCAGTACTATCTGCGCACGATTGGCCGCGGGCTTGAGGTGCTGGACTGCTTTGACGGCAAGGTGCCGCTGTCGCTGAAGGAGATCAGCACGCGTACGGGGCTGCCGGAGACGACGCTCTTTCGCGTGCTGCTGACGCTCGAAAAGCACGCCTATGTGCAGCAGCACCGCGATGGCACTTATCAGCTCGCACCGAAGCTGATCTTCGGCTGGCTGGTGCAGGCAGCTGACAAGGTGCGAGAGATCGCGCGTCCGGAGATCGAGCGGCTGGCCAACACCTTCAACGAGACCGTCAGCGTCGCGTACCTCTACGACGACCGGATTCACGTGCTGGACTGCATCGAGACCTTCCACGAGATCCGCATGACCAACAAGATCGGCCGCGTGCTGCCGCCGCACTGCAGCGCCATGGGCAAGGTCATCACGGCCTTCCAGGATCGCGCCCTGGCCGACCGGATGCTGGAGGTGTACGGCCTCTCGCAGCGGACGGAGAAGACGATCACCGATCGGCAGAAGCTCTTCAAGGAGTTCGAAGAGATTCGGCGGACCGGCGTCGGTTCGGACCGCGAAGAGTCGATTCGCGGCGGAATCTGCTTCGGTACCGCATTGCGGACTGCCGGGCAGCCGGTTGTGGCGGCCATCAGCCTGTCCACGCCGACGATGCGCATGACGAAGCAGCGGGAGCGGGAGATCCAGTCCGCCCTGGTGGAGTCGGCGGCGCGCATCGTGGAGCTGTTGCAGGGAAGAACGGGAGCCTCTGGTCGGCGCTAG
- a CDS encoding carboxypeptidase-like regulatory domain-containing protein has product MKRIAPLLLALACVSASAQQTRATLTGHVTDSTGALVPKALIIVTNTSTGAKTTVVSNDAGDYTVPFLVAGPYSVTATVAGFKTYVHRGLNLQVEQTVTENIVFSVGAVDQTVTVMGDAPLVDTATASTGQVLTAEEVQDLPSNGRSPLGFARDEYGAVSKGKHSQAQTRPFDNSAADDFSLGGGNSASNEILLNGVPNMQDSSRLAGYSPQLDSVDAVRVDEFSSDASTGDTSGGTVNITTKGGTNDYHGSISEYYAGSRPLTAKPYYTPAGVAASSNHFNQFGGTIGGPIRIPHLYNGRDKLFFFYSFEGYIGSLPLTLVTSVPTDAEKMGDFSALLAISPSYQLYNPYAVTATTSPKGGTTFSRAAIPGNKFSNAGLNINTVAANYFKYFPEPNYNGPSTKADGTNNFFSDEPTQNNYKSNAVRIDYNISQSNKIFGEIHRSTALTTQGNYFHNNASGTTGEVLLWGGSLDDVQNFSPTLNLNTRLGFSRSVNTSEPTSFGTDPTSLGFPEYIGSTSTLHAIPRLTFTENNNTSLIPSVSTAPGNVAYFDTIQFFASLNKTWGKHTIKIGPDIRLNKDSTLSPGNANGTYAFSSTANDFVTYGTTGSIQPFGNDFALLALGLPTSGSFDVNTKFQYNNWYAGMFIQDDWKVKSNFTISLGLRVEHETPITESGNRMTTGWDPTIVNIGSVAAAAAYAKSPSLLPVSQFVPTGGLIYATPSNRNAYHTAAAYLGPRVGFAYSPDWSHGKTSIRAGFGIFDNPFNDYYSSQTYGYSQTTSAIFTPDNYQSVATTLSDPFPTSNPIQQPVGSSLGVNTNLGNKIVFYAPNVKVAYSERSSFDIQQQFGKNWMLDVGYINNHQVHQSYSNSVNAGSGAVPVQYLSQSRYYDPVATAAYSPNVANPYKGTLTAGPAATTSLNTSSTIGQSALLWPNSEYSSVTEQLIPGASANYNALLIRLEKRMDNGLEFNVNYTYSRNLGAQSQLNPGGPLWYGETASDFPHSLHLTGIYQLPFGKGMRFLNQDSRLVDEFVGGWQISAIWSFDSGTPYSWGNVIYNGDWHDFKNNPHNPNGLAFNTSVFDTRTCTNPAAACNNTVGSAGYNPNVQPNAYNNRTFPLIGPLRADVTNNWDFSAMKNFHIYDRIQIQPRIDAFNAFNRVQFAAPNLSPTSTAFGQISGQQNTNRQLQGGVHIIF; this is encoded by the coding sequence ATGAAACGTATTGCACCGCTTCTCCTGGCTCTGGCCTGCGTCTCGGCCTCGGCGCAGCAAACCCGTGCCACCCTTACGGGCCATGTAACCGACTCCACGGGCGCGCTGGTTCCCAAGGCTCTCATCATCGTGACGAATACGAGCACGGGAGCCAAGACCACGGTCGTCTCGAACGATGCGGGAGATTACACCGTGCCGTTTCTGGTGGCCGGACCCTACTCGGTGACCGCTACGGTAGCCGGGTTCAAAACGTACGTTCATCGGGGCCTGAACCTGCAGGTTGAGCAGACGGTGACGGAGAATATCGTGTTCTCTGTCGGCGCTGTGGACCAGACGGTGACGGTCATGGGCGATGCTCCGTTGGTGGATACAGCAACGGCTTCGACGGGCCAGGTGTTGACGGCGGAAGAGGTCCAGGACCTGCCGAGCAACGGCCGCTCTCCGCTGGGCTTTGCGCGCGATGAGTACGGCGCGGTCTCGAAGGGTAAGCACTCGCAGGCGCAGACGCGGCCCTTCGACAACAGCGCGGCGGACGACTTCTCGCTCGGCGGCGGCAACTCGGCTTCGAACGAGATCCTGCTGAACGGCGTGCCCAATATGCAGGACTCGAGCCGCCTGGCCGGTTACAGCCCGCAGCTCGACTCGGTAGACGCCGTGCGCGTGGATGAGTTCTCCTCCGATGCCTCGACCGGCGATACCTCCGGCGGTACGGTGAACATTACCACCAAGGGCGGTACAAACGACTATCACGGCAGCATCTCGGAGTACTACGCCGGTTCACGGCCGCTGACGGCGAAGCCATACTACACGCCAGCGGGCGTGGCAGCCTCCTCGAATCACTTCAACCAGTTCGGCGGGACGATCGGTGGCCCGATACGGATTCCGCACCTGTACAACGGACGCGATAAGCTGTTCTTCTTCTACTCGTTCGAAGGTTATATTGGTTCGCTGCCTTTGACACTGGTCACCAGCGTTCCTACTGACGCGGAGAAGATGGGCGATTTCTCGGCTCTGCTGGCGATTAGTCCGAGCTACCAGCTCTACAACCCATACGCGGTCACGGCGACCACGTCGCCGAAAGGGGGGACGACGTTTTCACGTGCAGCGATTCCGGGCAACAAATTCTCAAATGCCGGGCTCAACATCAATACGGTTGCGGCGAACTACTTCAAGTACTTCCCGGAGCCGAACTACAACGGCCCCTCAACAAAGGCGGACGGGACGAATAACTTCTTCTCCGACGAGCCGACTCAGAATAACTACAAGTCGAATGCAGTGAGGATCGACTACAACATTTCGCAGTCGAACAAGATCTTCGGCGAGATTCACCGGAGTACTGCGTTGACCACCCAAGGGAATTACTTCCACAACAATGCTTCGGGTACCACCGGCGAGGTGCTGCTGTGGGGCGGTTCGTTGGACGATGTGCAGAACTTCAGCCCAACGCTGAACCTGAATACGCGGCTTGGTTTCAGCCGCAGTGTGAATACGTCTGAACCGACGAGCTTCGGAACCGACCCGACCTCGCTGGGATTCCCGGAGTATATTGGTTCGACCTCAACACTGCATGCAATCCCCCGGCTGACTTTCACGGAGAACAATAACACCAGCCTTATTCCGAGCGTGAGCACCGCGCCCGGTAACGTGGCGTACTTCGACACGATCCAGTTCTTTGCCAGTCTGAACAAGACGTGGGGCAAGCACACGATCAAGATCGGGCCGGATATCCGTCTCAACAAAGATTCAACGTTGTCGCCGGGCAACGCGAATGGTACATATGCCTTTTCCTCGACGGCGAATGACTTTGTGACGTATGGTACGACGGGCAGCATACAGCCGTTTGGAAACGATTTTGCGCTGCTGGCGCTGGGGTTGCCGACGAGCGGATCGTTCGATGTGAACACCAAGTTCCAGTACAACAACTGGTATGCGGGCATGTTTATTCAGGACGACTGGAAGGTAAAGTCGAACTTTACGATCAGCCTGGGGCTGCGCGTGGAGCATGAGACGCCGATCACGGAGAGCGGTAACCGGATGACGACGGGGTGGGATCCGACGATCGTGAATATCGGATCGGTCGCCGCAGCGGCTGCCTATGCTAAATCTCCGTCGTTGTTGCCGGTGTCGCAGTTCGTACCGACGGGAGGGCTGATCTATGCAACGCCGTCGAACCGGAACGCGTATCACACGGCTGCTGCTTACCTTGGGCCTCGTGTGGGCTTTGCATACTCGCCGGACTGGAGCCACGGCAAGACGTCAATTCGGGCGGGCTTCGGTATCTTCGATAATCCCTTCAACGATTACTACAGCAGCCAGACCTACGGATACTCGCAGACAACGTCGGCGATCTTTACCCCGGATAACTACCAGTCGGTGGCGACGACACTCTCTGATCCATTCCCGACATCGAACCCCATCCAGCAGCCTGTGGGCTCATCTCTGGGAGTCAACACGAACCTGGGCAATAAGATCGTGTTCTATGCCCCGAATGTGAAGGTGGCTTACTCGGAGCGGAGCAGCTTCGATATCCAGCAGCAGTTCGGCAAGAACTGGATGTTGGATGTGGGATACATCAATAACCACCAGGTGCATCAGTCGTACTCGAATTCGGTGAATGCTGGCAGCGGTGCAGTGCCGGTGCAGTACCTGAGCCAGTCGAGGTACTACGACCCTGTGGCGACGGCAGCTTACTCTCCCAACGTTGCGAATCCCTACAAGGGCACGCTGACGGCTGGACCTGCGGCGACGACCTCACTGAATACATCGAGCACGATCGGTCAATCGGCGCTGCTATGGCCTAATTCGGAGTATTCGAGCGTGACAGAGCAACTGATTCCCGGCGCAAGTGCGAACTACAACGCGCTGCTGATTCGGCTGGAGAAGCGGATGGATAATGGGCTTGAGTTCAACGTGAACTATACGTATTCGCGCAACCTGGGCGCGCAATCGCAACTCAATCCGGGTGGACCACTCTGGTATGGCGAGACCGCTTCGGACTTTCCGCACAGTCTGCACCTGACAGGGATTTATCAACTTCCCTTCGGCAAGGGGATGAGATTTCTGAACCAGGACTCTCGGCTGGTGGACGAGTTCGTCGGCGGATGGCAGATCTCTGCGATCTGGAGCTTCGACTCGGGTACTCCATATAGCTGGGGCAACGTGATCTATAACGGCGACTGGCACGACTTCAAGAACAACCCGCATAACCCGAATGGGCTGGCGTTCAATACGTCGGTCTTCGATACGCGGACCTGCACCAACCCTGCGGCGGCCTGCAACAATACCGTGGGTTCGGCAGGATATAACCCGAATGTGCAGCCGAATGCGTATAACAATCGTACTTTCCCGTTGATTGGGCCCCTGCGTGCGGACGTGACGAACAACTGGGACTTCTCGGCGATGAAGAACTTTCACATCTACGACCGGATCCAGATTCAGCCGCGTATAGATGCATTCAACGCATTCAACCGAGTACAGTTCGCAGCACCGAATCTGAGTCCGACGAGTACTGCGTTCGGGCAGATCAGCGGTCAGCAGAATACGAACCGTCAACTTCAGGGTGGTGTGCATATCATCTTCTAA
- a CDS encoding glycoside hydrolase family 95 protein: protein MKIESHRLSRRTFLGSTAALAATLAERRAFAAAPPHESKESLDYLLHFEQPASKWPNALPVGNGRLGAMVFGNPSLDRVQLNEESIWDGERRDRNNPRAAESVPRIRELLFAGKIAEAEELAKSDMLSIPQRMPCYQTLGDLRLDFAPSNLTPDVQVEDYRLELNLDTAIASTSFRHNGTAYRREIFSSHPDQVIVVRLTASGPGKLSFTAKLDRPAHFTTGSVGSSHLFLAGEAIPVNDNPGQPVKENPVGIKFHSELLSLPEGGKVTSDDGVLAVTDASSVTLLIDCATSYRFPAGLDAMKAAVAKNLTAASRRPYADLRGRHIAAHQRLFRRAEIRLGDDPNAHVPTDQRVQHIKDAGEDIHLLPIYFQYGRYMLISSSRPHTLACNLQGIWNESVDPPWGSKYTININLEMNYWLAQRANLADCHWPLPDLMQQMSGPGKITAAKYYKAAGIVAHHNTDIWGDTGPIDGLGGGIWAMGAAWLSLHLWEHYEFSGDLEYLRQTAYPILRENAVFLLDYLVTAPESTAYAGYLVTGPSCSPENKYKLPSGKSYNLCMGPTMDLSITRAVLTRVVESSKLLGNPDADLVSRAEAALAKLPPFRITHDGRLQEWPEDFADQEPGHRHISHLFGLFPDDQITLRKTPELARACRETLDKRLAAGGGSTGWSRSWIINCMARLEDGEAAYQNVLQLFRQSTRHNLFDVCGLKENSPFQIDGNLGGPTGLIEMLLQSHDAVVRLLPALPSAWPEGSFRGLRARGGLELDLTWKNGRATQATLRSTLARTHTIAIPKGQQIAAITSGGHKIDHALSPDGLLQLKATPNATYLITFA, encoded by the coding sequence ATGAAGATCGAATCCCACCGTCTCTCTCGCCGCACCTTCCTCGGCAGTACCGCTGCGCTGGCGGCCACGCTGGCCGAGCGCCGAGCCTTTGCCGCCGCCCCGCCGCACGAGTCTAAAGAATCCCTCGATTACCTCCTCCACTTCGAGCAGCCCGCCTCCAAGTGGCCCAATGCGCTCCCCGTCGGCAACGGTCGCCTGGGCGCGATGGTCTTCGGCAACCCGTCGCTCGACCGCGTGCAGCTCAACGAAGAATCCATCTGGGATGGCGAGCGCCGCGACCGCAACAACCCCCGCGCCGCCGAGTCCGTGCCCAGGATTCGCGAGCTGCTCTTCGCGGGCAAGATCGCCGAGGCCGAGGAGCTGGCCAAGTCCGACATGCTCTCGATCCCGCAGCGGATGCCCTGCTACCAGACGCTCGGTGACCTGCGCCTCGACTTCGCGCCGAGCAATCTCACACCGGACGTGCAAGTCGAAGATTATCGGCTGGAGTTGAACCTAGACACCGCCATCGCCTCCACCAGCTTCCGCCACAACGGCACCGCCTACCGTCGCGAGATCTTCAGCTCCCACCCCGACCAGGTCATCGTCGTCCGCCTCACCGCCTCCGGCCCAGGCAAGCTCTCCTTCACCGCGAAGCTCGACCGCCCGGCCCACTTCACCACCGGATCCGTAGGCTCAAGCCACCTCTTCCTCGCGGGCGAGGCCATCCCGGTCAACGACAACCCCGGCCAGCCCGTCAAAGAGAACCCGGTCGGCATCAAGTTCCACAGCGAACTGCTCTCGCTGCCCGAAGGCGGCAAGGTCACCAGCGACGACGGAGTCCTCGCCGTCACCGACGCCTCCTCTGTCACGCTCCTCATCGACTGCGCCACCAGCTACCGCTTCCCCGCGGGCCTCGACGCCATGAAGGCCGCCGTGGCCAAGAACCTGACCGCCGCCAGCCGCCGCCCCTACGCCGACCTGCGCGGCCGCCACATCGCCGCACACCAGCGCCTCTTCCGCCGCGCCGAGATCCGCCTCGGCGACGACCCCAACGCCCACGTTCCCACCGACCAGCGCGTCCAGCACATCAAGGACGCCGGCGAAGATATCCACCTGCTCCCCATTTACTTCCAGTACGGCCGCTACATGCTCATCTCCAGCAGCCGCCCCCACACCCTGGCCTGCAACCTGCAAGGCATCTGGAACGAGTCGGTCGATCCGCCCTGGGGCAGCAAGTACACCATCAACATCAACCTGGAGATGAACTACTGGCTGGCCCAGCGCGCCAACCTGGCCGACTGCCACTGGCCCCTGCCCGATCTGATGCAGCAGATGTCCGGCCCCGGCAAGATCACCGCAGCCAAGTACTACAAGGCGGCTGGCATCGTCGCCCACCACAACACCGACATCTGGGGCGACACCGGCCCCATCGACGGCCTCGGCGGCGGCATCTGGGCCATGGGCGCGGCGTGGCTCTCGCTGCACCTGTGGGAGCACTACGAGTTCTCGGGCGACCTCGAGTACCTGCGCCAGACCGCCTACCCCATCCTGCGCGAAAACGCCGTCTTCCTGCTCGACTACCTCGTCACCGCGCCTGAGAGCACGGCCTACGCGGGCTACCTCGTCACCGGCCCCTCCTGCTCGCCCGAGAACAAGTACAAGCTCCCGAGCGGCAAGTCCTACAACCTCTGCATGGGGCCGACGATGGACCTCTCCATCACCCGCGCCGTCCTGACCCGCGTGGTCGAGTCATCCAAGCTGCTCGGCAACCCCGACGCCGACCTCGTCTCCCGCGCCGAAGCCGCGCTGGCCAAGCTGCCGCCCTTCCGCATCACCCACGACGGCCGACTGCAAGAGTGGCCCGAGGACTTCGCCGACCAGGAGCCAGGCCACCGCCACATCTCGCACCTCTTCGGCCTCTTCCCCGACGACCAGATCACCCTACGCAAGACCCCCGAGCTGGCCCGCGCCTGCCGCGAGACGCTCGACAAGCGCCTGGCAGCAGGCGGAGGCAGCACCGGCTGGTCTCGCTCCTGGATCATCAACTGTATGGCCCGGCTCGAAGACGGCGAGGCCGCCTACCAGAACGTCCTCCAGCTCTTCCGCCAGTCCACGCGCCACAACCTCTTCGACGTCTGCGGCCTCAAGGAAAACTCACCCTTCCAGATCGACGGCAACCTCGGCGGCCCCACTGGGCTCATCGAGATGCTGCTGCAATCGCACGACGCCGTCGTCCGCCTGCTGCCCGCGCTGCCGAGCGCGTGGCCCGAGGGCAGCTTCCGCGGTCTCCGCGCCCGCGGCGGGCTGGAGCTGGACCTGACATGGAAGAACGGCCGAGCCACCCAAGCCACGCTCCGCTCCACGCTCGCCCGCACGCACACCATCGCCATCCCCAAGGGCCAGCAGATCGCCGCCATCACTTCGGGCGGCCACAAGATCGACCACGCACTCTCGCCCGACGGCCTGCTGCAACTGAAGGCCACCCCCAACGCAACCTACCTCATCACCTTCGCTTAA